A stretch of Euzebyales bacterium DNA encodes these proteins:
- a CDS encoding ATP-binding protein, whose translation MNVELDPALELFPDPLVIVGVDGTVRAANSLAARLVGRPVDELTGARASEILPLEEAGGSDWWSCSALPAADPAVLPRVAEQTLLLRRDRGSDVHVSVTGRRVAGDDGRTDALVVGLRRADRRLRDERQRSDLISTASHELRSPLTSVRGFTKTLLARWDRFDDATRRQMLATIDEDADRVTRLLTGLLDVSRIDAGRLPLRRRIVALADVVEPAVRHFSQEHPDRRLSVEVAADLPDVVVDPDRIAQVLTNLLDNAVKHGAGDVTITAVADSDEVRCVVTDAGGAIPSTELHRLFAKYHRLQGTRTSGLGLGLYICRGIVTAHGGRMWANSDPDAGTRFTFTVPVADVELRP comes from the coding sequence ATGAACGTCGAGCTCGATCCAGCGCTGGAGCTGTTCCCGGACCCGCTGGTGATCGTCGGCGTCGACGGCACGGTCCGTGCGGCGAACTCGCTGGCGGCCCGGTTGGTGGGCCGTCCCGTGGACGAGCTCACCGGTGCGCGCGCCAGCGAGATCCTGCCGCTGGAGGAGGCCGGCGGTTCCGACTGGTGGTCGTGCTCGGCGCTGCCCGCGGCGGACCCCGCAGTGCTGCCACGCGTCGCCGAGCAGACGCTGCTGCTGCGGCGTGACCGGGGCTCCGACGTGCATGTGTCGGTGACGGGGCGTCGGGTGGCGGGCGACGACGGTCGCACCGATGCCCTCGTCGTGGGCCTGCGCCGCGCCGACCGGCGGTTGCGGGACGAACGCCAGCGCAGCGATCTGATATCGACCGCGAGCCACGAGTTGCGATCGCCGCTGACGAGCGTCCGCGGGTTCACGAAGACGCTGCTCGCGCGTTGGGACCGCTTCGACGACGCCACCCGCCGGCAGATGCTCGCGACGATCGACGAGGACGCCGACCGGGTGACGCGACTGCTGACCGGGCTGCTCGACGTCAGCCGCATCGACGCCGGCCGGCTGCCGCTGCGCCGACGCATCGTTGCGCTCGCCGACGTCGTGGAGCCCGCGGTCCGCCACTTCTCACAGGAGCACCCAGACCGCCGGCTGTCCGTCGAGGTCGCCGCGGACCTGCCCGACGTCGTCGTCGATCCCGACCGCATCGCGCAGGTGCTGACGAACCTGCTCGACAACGCCGTCAAGCACGGCGCAGGCGACGTCACCATCACCGCCGTGGCGGACAGCGACGAGGTGCGCTGCGTGGTCACCGACGCGGGCGGCGCGATCCCTTCGACCGAGTTGCACCGGCTGTTCGCCAAGTACCATCGGCTCCAGGGCACGCGCACGAGCGGTCTCGGGCTGGGGTTGTACATCTGCCGTGGGATCGTGACCGCGCACGGTGGCCGCATGTGGGCCAACAGCGATCCCGACGCGGGCACACGCTTCACCTTCACCGTCCCCGTCGCCGACGTCGAGCTCCGCCCCTGA
- the pheS gene encoding phenylalanine--tRNA ligase subunit alpha, with protein sequence MNESDTAVAEGAAEVDAAARAAREAITSAASLDALDQVRATHLGKRSAMAAVQRTLGRLSDEDRRNLGATINAARGELARLEAERRSVLEAERDAVVLAQEAIDVTLPPRIPPRGSLHPVTETTEAIVDVLVGLGYTVLDSPEVETDWHNFTALNSPPDHPAKSLSDTIYVRPLTPDARPTPDGTTGILLRTQTSPGQVRAMHAQPPPLYIVIPGRVYRSDTADATHLPMFHQIEGLAVDESLTFADLKGTVVAFARAILGSDTELRFVPDHFAFTEPSAQVLARYEGSWMELLGCGMVHPNVLRAGGYDPEEVRGFAWGVGVDRMAMLRHGITDIRQFVDNDMRFLASFV encoded by the coding sequence ATGAACGAGTCCGACACTGCCGTGGCGGAGGGCGCCGCCGAGGTCGATGCGGCTGCGCGCGCAGCGCGTGAAGCGATCACGTCGGCCGCCTCGCTCGACGCCCTCGACCAGGTGCGCGCAACGCACCTTGGCAAGCGGTCCGCGATGGCGGCGGTCCAGCGGACGCTTGGCCGCCTGTCCGACGAGGACCGCCGGAACCTGGGCGCCACGATCAACGCCGCGCGCGGCGAGCTCGCACGCCTCGAGGCGGAGCGCCGTTCCGTGCTGGAGGCCGAGCGGGACGCGGTCGTGCTGGCGCAGGAGGCCATCGACGTCACCCTGCCGCCACGCATCCCCCCGCGCGGCAGCCTGCACCCCGTGACCGAGACGACCGAGGCCATCGTCGACGTCCTGGTCGGGTTGGGCTACACCGTGCTCGACAGTCCGGAGGTCGAGACCGACTGGCACAACTTCACGGCGCTCAACAGCCCGCCCGACCACCCGGCGAAGTCGTTGAGCGACACGATCTACGTGCGGCCGCTCACACCTGACGCACGCCCGACCCCGGACGGCACGACGGGCATCCTGCTGCGCACGCAGACGTCACCCGGGCAGGTCCGCGCGATGCACGCCCAACCACCGCCGCTGTACATCGTGATCCCGGGCCGCGTGTACCGCTCGGACACCGCCGACGCGACGCACCTCCCGATGTTCCACCAGATCGAGGGTCTCGCGGTCGACGAGTCGCTGACGTTCGCCGACCTCAAGGGCACGGTCGTGGCGTTCGCCCGCGCGATCCTCGGTTCCGACACCGAGCTGCGCTTCGTGCCCGACCACTTCGCGTTCACCGAGCCGTCCGCCCAGGTCCTGGCCCGCTACGAGGGCAGCTGGATGGAGCTGCTGGGCTGCGGCATGGTCCACCCCAACGTGCTGCGCGCCGGCGGGTACGACCCCGAGGAGGTCCGGGGCTTCGCGTGGGGCGTCGGCGTCGACAGGATGGCCATGCTGCGCCACGGCATCACCGACATCCGCCAGTTCGTCGACAACGACATGCGGTTCCTCGCCAGCTTCGTCTAG
- the pheT gene encoding phenylalanine--tRNA ligase subunit beta produces MRVPLSWLTDYIDPGLSVDELADVMTGGGLIVESIDRPTSGVRGVRVAEVRHVAPIAGSDKLSLVDVFDGDADHRVVCGASNFAAGDRVAVALPGAELPGGLRIDARKIFGHTSDGMLASGRELGISDDHRGILILDADTPLGADLREWLDLDDPVFDIEVTPDRGYLLSIVGVARDIAALTGAPLREPEVVEPTGGCRVPVTIEDTERCRRFQVRTVDDVRIGPSPAWLQRRLMAAGMRPVSNVVDITNAVMLELGNPIHAYDEALLAGPELIVRTARPGERLRTLDGIDRDLDPEDLLICDAKGPVGLAGVMGGEDTEINDATTNVVLEVANFSPRTVLRTVRRHQLVTQGSMRWERMVPPESAAPAITRCARLITDVAGGTVTGGADHYPNPPEHTPITLRTARAAAYLGASVDADEQTALLERIGCTVADDGEGRLAVTRPAYRPDLRLEVDLYEEIARIHGYADIPETLPSTGQAGARTVEDAARIRVRHTLAGAGWHEILTEPFITVEDLSALGWTDDDRRLGTVALVNPLSQEAGVLRTSLLPSLLRIVRQNANRQVAAAALFETAHVYLPPTDDEPGADGGPDDVQLPYEPLMLGLVAYGPFEAPRHDRPGRDVDLYDAIGVCQLVARRTGRPALVPEPTDEAPFHPGRAARLSLDGVVIGAVGEVHPRVVDALDLPPRTVVGELRLEPLLAGGVRHPQVTGPSLLPGLRFDVSVVTDGDVPALAIEQAVRAGAGPHLTDVTLFDVYEGGTLDEGQRSLAFHVALDNATRQLRDVDEAAAIDGIAASVAERVGGRLRRS; encoded by the coding sequence ATGCGTGTCCCACTGTCCTGGCTGACCGACTACATCGATCCCGGCCTGTCGGTCGACGAACTCGCCGACGTGATGACCGGTGGCGGGTTGATCGTCGAGTCGATCGATCGCCCGACCTCGGGGGTCCGGGGCGTCCGCGTCGCCGAGGTGCGTCACGTCGCTCCGATCGCCGGTAGCGACAAGCTCTCCCTGGTCGACGTCTTCGACGGTGACGCCGATCACCGCGTCGTGTGCGGTGCCAGCAACTTCGCCGCCGGGGACCGCGTGGCCGTCGCCCTGCCCGGCGCGGAGCTGCCCGGAGGCCTGCGGATCGACGCGCGGAAGATCTTCGGCCACACCTCGGACGGCATGCTCGCGAGCGGCAGGGAGCTGGGCATCAGCGACGACCACCGCGGCATCCTGATCCTCGACGCCGACACGCCGCTGGGCGCCGATCTGCGCGAGTGGCTCGATCTCGACGATCCGGTGTTCGACATCGAGGTCACGCCCGACCGTGGCTACCTGTTGTCGATCGTGGGCGTCGCCCGCGACATCGCGGCACTGACCGGCGCGCCCCTCCGCGAGCCCGAGGTCGTCGAGCCGACGGGTGGGTGCCGGGTGCCGGTGACGATCGAGGACACCGAACGGTGCCGCCGGTTCCAGGTCCGCACCGTCGACGACGTGCGCATCGGGCCGTCGCCGGCCTGGCTGCAGCGTCGGCTGATGGCCGCCGGGATGCGGCCGGTGTCCAACGTCGTGGACATCACCAATGCGGTGATGCTCGAGCTGGGCAACCCGATCCACGCGTACGACGAGGCGCTGCTGGCCGGACCCGAGCTGATCGTGCGCACCGCGCGCCCGGGGGAGCGGCTGCGGACGCTCGACGGCATCGACCGTGACCTCGACCCGGAGGATCTGCTGATCTGCGACGCCAAGGGACCCGTCGGCCTGGCGGGCGTGATGGGTGGCGAGGACACCGAGATCAACGACGCGACGACCAACGTCGTGCTGGAGGTCGCGAACTTCTCGCCGCGGACGGTCCTGCGCACCGTGCGCCGCCATCAACTGGTGACCCAGGGCTCGATGCGCTGGGAGCGCATGGTCCCGCCGGAGTCCGCCGCTCCGGCGATCACGCGGTGCGCCCGGCTCATCACCGACGTCGCCGGCGGCACGGTCACCGGCGGGGCCGACCACTACCCGAACCCACCCGAGCACACGCCGATCACCCTGCGCACGGCACGTGCCGCCGCCTATCTCGGTGCGTCCGTCGATGCCGACGAACAGACGGCGCTGCTCGAGCGCATCGGCTGCACCGTCGCCGACGACGGGGAGGGACGGCTGGCCGTCACGCGTCCGGCCTATCGACCGGACCTTCGGCTCGAGGTCGATCTGTACGAGGAGATCGCGCGGATCCACGGGTACGCGGACATCCCCGAGACCCTTCCGTCAACAGGGCAGGCCGGCGCACGCACGGTCGAGGACGCCGCGCGCATCCGCGTACGGCACACGCTGGCCGGCGCGGGGTGGCACGAGATCCTGACCGAGCCGTTCATCACAGTCGAGGACCTGTCCGCCCTCGGCTGGACCGACGATGACCGCCGGCTCGGGACGGTCGCGCTGGTCAACCCGCTGTCACAGGAGGCGGGCGTGTTGCGGACGTCGCTGCTGCCCAGCCTGCTGCGGATCGTGCGCCAGAACGCCAACCGGCAGGTCGCCGCGGCCGCACTGTTCGAGACCGCCCACGTCTACCTCCCACCGACGGACGACGAGCCGGGCGCGGACGGGGGCCCCGACGACGTGCAGTTGCCCTACGAACCGCTGATGCTGGGCCTGGTGGCCTACGGCCCGTTCGAGGCGCCACGCCACGACCGACCCGGCCGTGACGTCGACCTGTACGACGCGATCGGCGTGTGCCAACTGGTCGCGCGCCGCACCGGTCGCCCGGCGCTGGTGCCCGAGCCGACCGACGAGGCGCCGTTCCACCCCGGACGCGCCGCACGGCTGTCGTTGGACGGTGTGGTGATCGGGGCCGTCGGCGAGGTGCACCCGCGGGTCGTCGATGCGCTCGACCTGCCGCCACGCACGGTCGTCGGCGAGCTCCGCCTGGAACCGTTGCTGGCCGGGGGTGTCCGTCACCCGCAGGTGACGGGCCCGTCGCTGCTGCCCGGCCTGCGCTTCGACGTCTCGGTCGTCACGGACGGCGACGTGCCCGCGCTGGCGATCGAGCAGGCGGTACGCGCCGGGGCCGGCCCGCACCTCACCGACGTGACGTTGTTCGACGTGTACGAGGGCGGCACGCTGGATGAAGGCCAGCGGTCGCTGGCCTTCCACGTGGCCCTCGACAACGCCACGCGTCAGCTGCGCGACGTCGACGAGGCCGCGGCGATCGACGGGATCGCGGCCAGCGTCGCCGAGCGGGTCGGCGGTCGGCTGCGCCGTTCCTGA
- the argC gene encoding N-acetyl-gamma-glutamyl-phosphate reductase, with amino-acid sequence MDVGVIGGSGYGGAELLRLLLGHPAFTVRVVAGGRSAGQAVATVFPQLRGTPIADHELVEATPAALADCDVVFSATPHAVSLALLPDLVSKERTVVDLSGAFRLHPARFERWYGDEHTSPSLTPAVYGLPELTRDDLPGAELVAGPGCYPTAALLALVPLVGVLGDGPIAVHGMSGWSGAGRGLRDDLHASHAHANVAAYAAPRHRHTPEISAQFTAAGGGPNPITFVPHLVPMARGMVVTVTAALAAPDVAPHVHGIVAEHYRDEPFVSVLDPGAWPGSTHVVGGNGAHIGVAVDASASTLIASCALDNLVKGAAGQAIQAANVATGTAETAGLPIAGLYP; translated from the coding sequence ATGGATGTCGGCGTGATCGGCGGCTCGGGGTACGGCGGGGCGGAACTGCTGCGCCTGCTGCTCGGACACCCCGCGTTCACGGTGCGAGTCGTCGCGGGCGGCCGCAGCGCCGGGCAGGCCGTCGCCACGGTGTTCCCACAGCTGCGGGGCACACCGATCGCCGACCACGAGCTGGTCGAGGCGACGCCCGCGGCACTGGCCGACTGCGACGTCGTCTTCTCTGCGACACCACATGCCGTCAGCCTGGCGCTCCTGCCCGACCTCGTGTCGAAGGAGCGCACGGTGGTCGACCTGTCCGGAGCGTTCCGGCTGCACCCCGCCAGGTTCGAGCGGTGGTACGGCGACGAGCACACGAGCCCGTCGCTGACCCCCGCCGTGTACGGACTGCCGGAGCTGACCCGCGACGACCTGCCGGGCGCCGAACTGGTCGCCGGGCCGGGGTGCTACCCCACAGCGGCGCTGCTGGCGCTGGTCCCGCTCGTGGGGGTGCTCGGCGACGGCCCGATCGCCGTGCACGGGATGTCCGGCTGGAGCGGTGCCGGGCGCGGTCTGCGTGACGACCTGCACGCCAGCCACGCGCACGCCAACGTGGCTGCGTACGCCGCGCCGCGACATCGGCACACGCCGGAGATCAGCGCGCAGTTCACCGCGGCCGGCGGTGGACCGAACCCGATCACGTTCGTGCCGCACCTCGTGCCCATGGCCCGCGGCATGGTGGTCACCGTGACCGCCGCGCTGGCGGCACCGGACGTTGCACCACACGTCCACGGCATCGTCGCCGAGCACTACCGCGACGAGCCGTTCGTGTCGGTGCTCGACCCCGGCGCATGGCCCGGGTCGACCCATGTCGTCGGCGGCAACGGTGCCCACATCGGGGTCGCCGTCGATGCGTCGGCGTCCACGTTGATCGCCTCGTGCGCGCTGGACAACCTGGTCAAGGGCGCCGCGGGGCAGGCGATCCAGGCGGCCAACGTGGCCACGGGCACGGCCGAGACGGCCGGCCTGCCGATCGCGGGACTGTACCCGTGA
- the argJ gene encoding bifunctional glutamate N-acetyltransferase/amino-acid acetyltransferase ArgJ — protein sequence MSTGADVADAWYGRPIDSFAPVAGGICAVPGVRAAGVAAGLKPSGSPDVAVVDAGRTVDVAVVQTTNQVRAAPVEVTARHAADGRARAVVLNAGNANACTGPDGEQVAVDTAAHAAAGLGCETEDVLVCSTGVIGQPLTPQRGQLFAGVDAAIATADSGGGAAAARAVMTTDTMPKSVAVQLDAADGGATIAGFAKGSGMIAPAMATMLCVAATDAPVPSRILQPVVAQAVDVTFGRITVDGCMSTNDAVIVLATGDAAQAVPHPPARSARPRPAPGIAAFTEGLTAVLGELAEQIVRDGEGASHLVRLRVTGARTVDAAAALGRAIADSVLVRTAFAGGDPNWGRVLAAMGASDVPFSPGTVDIRFGPVTVCRFGAGASFDHGLAASVLSRPEVDVTVDLGLGDADATVLTSDLTHGYVTINAEYTT from the coding sequence GTGAGCACCGGGGCCGACGTCGCCGACGCCTGGTACGGCCGGCCCATCGACTCCTTCGCGCCGGTCGCCGGTGGGATCTGCGCCGTGCCGGGCGTCCGCGCCGCCGGTGTCGCGGCCGGGCTCAAGCCGAGCGGGTCGCCCGACGTCGCCGTCGTCGATGCCGGACGCACCGTCGACGTCGCCGTCGTCCAGACCACCAACCAGGTTCGCGCCGCGCCCGTCGAGGTGACGGCGCGGCACGCGGCCGACGGCCGGGCACGCGCGGTGGTCCTCAACGCCGGCAACGCCAACGCGTGCACGGGCCCGGACGGGGAGCAGGTGGCCGTCGACACGGCGGCACATGCGGCCGCCGGGCTCGGCTGCGAGACCGAGGACGTCCTCGTGTGCTCCACCGGTGTGATCGGCCAGCCGCTGACGCCGCAACGCGGTCAGCTGTTCGCGGGCGTCGATGCGGCGATCGCCACGGCCGACAGCGGGGGCGGCGCCGCCGCGGCGCGTGCGGTCATGACCACCGACACCATGCCGAAGTCGGTGGCGGTGCAGCTCGACGCCGCCGACGGCGGTGCCACCATCGCGGGGTTCGCCAAGGGCTCCGGCATGATCGCGCCGGCCATGGCGACCATGCTGTGCGTGGCCGCGACCGACGCACCCGTGCCGTCGCGGATCCTCCAACCGGTCGTCGCGCAGGCTGTCGACGTGACCTTCGGGCGCATCACCGTGGACGGGTGCATGAGCACCAACGACGCGGTGATCGTGCTCGCGACCGGCGACGCCGCACAGGCAGTTCCCCACCCCCCGGCTCGCTCCGCTCGCCCCCGTCCGGCGCCGGGCATCGCGGCGTTCACCGAGGGTCTGACCGCCGTCCTCGGTGAGCTGGCCGAGCAGATCGTGCGCGACGGCGAGGGCGCCTCCCACCTGGTCAGGCTCCGGGTCACCGGTGCCCGCACGGTTGACGCCGCCGCCGCACTCGGCCGTGCGATCGCCGACAGTGTCCTCGTGCGCACGGCCTTCGCCGGGGGCGATCCGAACTGGGGCCGCGTGCTGGCCGCCATGGGTGCATCGGACGTGCCATTCTCACCCGGAACGGTCGACATCCGGTTCGGGCCGGTCACGGTGTGCCGCTTCGGTGCGGGCGCGTCGTTCGACCACGGGTTGGCTGCGTCGGTCCTGTCGCGTCCGGAGGTCGACGTCACGGTCGATCTCGGCCTGGGCGACGCCGACGCGACGGTGCTCACGTCGGACCTGACGCACGGGTACGTGACGATCAACGCGGAGTACACGACGTGA
- the argB gene encoding acetylglutamate kinase yields the protein MTTTNPRSTIDEAHAALPRRAVRAQDKARVLREALPWITRWADRTVVVKIGGSVGQGETTSAMESSFAADVALLRSVGLNIVVVHGGGPQISQLAERLGLRSEFVDGRRVTDQAMLEAVRYVLLGRVNPHLVGMISQAGTRAVGLAGTDAGLVTARPADPALGYVGEVDRVDPAVVRSLLGRGVVPVIATVARGDDGQDYNVNADAVASAVAAALDADKLIYLTNVAGLYDSFGSDDRSLLSEVDVAQLRDMLATGRIVTGMVPKISGCIDALSDGVGQAHLLDGRIEHALLLEIFTDAGIGTMILPSYDDVDDTGAQP from the coding sequence GTGACCACGACCAACCCACGGTCGACGATCGACGAGGCGCACGCGGCGCTGCCGCGGCGGGCCGTCAGGGCGCAGGACAAGGCGCGTGTGCTGCGTGAGGCGCTGCCGTGGATCACCCGCTGGGCGGACCGGACGGTCGTCGTGAAGATCGGCGGCAGCGTCGGACAGGGCGAGACGACGTCGGCCATGGAGTCGTCCTTCGCGGCGGACGTCGCGCTGCTGCGGTCCGTCGGGCTCAACATCGTCGTCGTGCACGGTGGCGGACCGCAGATCTCCCAGCTCGCCGAACGGCTCGGGTTGCGGTCCGAGTTCGTCGACGGGCGGCGCGTCACCGATCAGGCGATGCTCGAGGCGGTCCGCTACGTGCTGCTCGGCAGGGTCAACCCGCACCTGGTCGGCATGATCTCGCAGGCCGGCACGCGCGCCGTCGGTCTGGCGGGCACCGACGCGGGGCTGGTGACCGCGCGCCCGGCCGACCCCGCCCTGGGCTACGTCGGCGAGGTCGACCGGGTCGATCCGGCGGTCGTCCGGTCGCTGCTGGGCAGGGGCGTGGTCCCCGTGATCGCCACGGTCGCGCGCGGCGACGACGGGCAGGACTACAACGTCAACGCCGACGCGGTCGCGTCCGCGGTCGCGGCGGCGCTGGACGCCGACAAGCTGATCTACCTGACCAACGTCGCCGGGCTGTACGACTCGTTCGGCTCCGATGACCGCAGCCTGCTGAGCGAGGTCGACGTCGCCCAGTTGCGCGACATGCTCGCCACCGGTCGCATCGTGACCGGTATGGTTCCCAAGATCTCCGGCTGCATCGACGCGCTCTCCGACGGCGTCGGGCAGGCCCACCTCCTGGACGGTCGCATCGAGCACGCCCTGCTGCTGGAGATCTTCACCGACGCGGGAATCGGCACGATGATCCTGCCGTCGTACGACGACGTCGACGACACCGGGGCGCAGCCATGA
- a CDS encoding acetylornithine transaminase → MTDDLDQIRVREAAALMHTYGRQQAAFVRGSGVWLYDGDGRAHLDALSGLAVTALGHAHPEVTAAVSEQAATLSHTSNLYFTRPQIELAEGLADTLGWSDARTFFCNSGAEANEAAIKLARLHGRRRRPDAIGVVALSGGFHGRTLGALKATGNPAKHEPFEPLGDWVTHVAHDDAAALDAAVDERTSAVLVEVVQGEGGVRPVPADVLRAARAACDRVGALLIVDEVQTGLGRLGSWYGWQTALDGSPVQPDVVCLAKALANGLPIGAIVARGEAAKVFEPGDHATTFGGGPVVCAAATAVLRVIDRDGLVGRAAVLGDRLAAGIEQVAVDSVLVTGQRGRGLLRAAMLARPAATAVVSAALEARLIVNAVAADAVRFAPPLTLADDELDELLVRFGAAVRAVEEEMT, encoded by the coding sequence ATGACCGACGACCTCGACCAGATCCGCGTCCGCGAGGCCGCGGCACTGATGCACACGTACGGTCGCCAGCAGGCCGCGTTCGTCCGCGGCTCGGGGGTGTGGCTGTACGACGGGGACGGGCGGGCCCACCTCGACGCGCTGTCGGGCCTGGCCGTGACCGCCCTCGGGCACGCCCATCCGGAGGTGACCGCGGCCGTGTCGGAACAGGCCGCCACGCTGTCCCACACGTCGAACCTGTACTTCACCCGGCCCCAGATCGAACTGGCGGAGGGCCTTGCCGACACGCTGGGCTGGTCGGACGCGAGGACGTTCTTCTGCAACTCGGGCGCGGAGGCCAACGAGGCGGCCATCAAGCTGGCACGGCTGCACGGGCGCCGGCGCCGTCCCGACGCCATCGGCGTGGTCGCGCTGTCGGGCGGGTTCCACGGTCGCACGCTCGGCGCGCTCAAGGCGACGGGCAACCCGGCCAAGCACGAGCCCTTCGAGCCGCTGGGCGACTGGGTGACGCACGTCGCGCACGACGACGCCGCGGCGCTCGACGCGGCGGTCGACGAGCGGACCAGCGCGGTGCTCGTCGAGGTCGTGCAGGGCGAGGGCGGGGTCCGTCCCGTGCCCGCCGACGTCCTGCGGGCCGCGCGGGCCGCGTGTGACCGCGTCGGGGCGCTGCTGATCGTCGACGAGGTGCAGACGGGACTGGGCCGCCTCGGCAGCTGGTACGGATGGCAGACCGCGCTCGACGGCTCGCCGGTGCAGCCCGACGTCGTGTGCCTGGCGAAGGCGCTGGCCAACGGGCTGCCGATCGGCGCCATCGTCGCGCGCGGCGAGGCGGCGAAGGTGTTCGAGCCCGGGGATCACGCGACGACCTTCGGCGGAGGACCGGTCGTGTGCGCCGCGGCCACGGCGGTGCTGCGCGTGATCGACCGCGACGGACTCGTCGGGCGCGCTGCGGTCCTCGGCGACCGGCTGGCGGCGGGCATCGAGCAGGTGGCGGTGGACAGCGTGCTGGTGACCGGTCAACGCGGTCGTGGGCTGCTGCGGGCGGCGATGCTCGCGCGGCCGGCCGCGACCGCCGTCGTGTCGGCCGCGCTGGAGGCACGGCTGATCGTCAATGCGGTGGCCGCCGACGCCGTGCGGTTCGCCCCACCGTTGACCCTGGCCGACGACGAGCTCGACGAGTTGCTCGTGCGGTTCGGCGCCGCCGTGCGTGCTGTCGAGGAGGAGATGACATGA
- the argF gene encoding ornithine carbamoyltransferase has protein sequence MTGTGMARPRSYLTVTDLSADELAWVLDRADAHRSDRRRRDTLAGRTIGMIFEKPSTRTRVSFEVGVAELGGTPLVLSSRDLQLGRGETVADTARVLSRYVHGLVVRTFAQQRLEELATHGTVPVINALSDHSHPCQALADLQTVRARFGTLAGVRVAYIGDGNNVAHSLLRAGALAGMHVVVVAPQGHGPDPDVVAEAASLCGDTAGSVAVTDDPTIGVKGANVVYTDVWASMGQEDEHDARVAAFRSYRVDDALLRAAADDAIVLHCLPAHRGEEITAEVIDGPRSAVWDQAENRLHAQKALLELLYTAGGA, from the coding sequence ATGACCGGGACGGGCATGGCACGGCCGCGCAGCTACCTGACGGTCACCGACCTGTCGGCCGACGAGCTGGCGTGGGTGCTGGACCGCGCCGATGCGCACCGGTCGGATCGACGTCGTCGCGACACACTGGCCGGCCGGACGATCGGCATGATCTTCGAGAAGCCTTCGACGCGGACGCGCGTCTCGTTCGAGGTCGGCGTCGCCGAGCTCGGTGGGACGCCGCTTGTGCTGTCGTCGCGGGACCTCCAGCTGGGCCGGGGCGAGACGGTCGCCGACACCGCCCGCGTGCTCTCGCGCTACGTGCACGGGCTGGTGGTGCGCACGTTCGCGCAACAGCGCCTCGAGGAGCTTGCGACCCACGGCACGGTGCCGGTGATCAACGCACTGTCCGATCACAGCCATCCCTGTCAGGCACTGGCGGACCTGCAGACGGTGCGCGCGAGGTTCGGCACGCTGGCGGGCGTCCGGGTGGCCTACATCGGCGACGGCAACAACGTGGCGCACTCGCTGCTGCGTGCGGGCGCGCTGGCGGGCATGCACGTCGTCGTGGTCGCCCCGCAGGGCCATGGGCCCGACCCGGACGTGGTCGCCGAGGCCGCGTCGCTGTGCGGTGACACCGCAGGGTCGGTGGCGGTCACCGACGATCCGACGATCGGGGTGAAGGGGGCAAACGTCGTGTACACCGATGTGTGGGCGTCGATGGGCCAGGAGGACGAGCACGACGCACGCGTGGCAGCGTTCCGCTCCTACCGGGTCGACGACGCGCTGCTCCGCGCCGCGGCGGACGACGCGATCGTGCTGCACTGCCTGCCGGCTCACCGTGGTGAGGAGATCACCGCCGAGGTGATCGACGGTCCGCGGTCCGCGGTGTGGGATCAGGCGGAGAACCGCCTGCACGCCCAGAAGGCCCTGCTCGAGCTGCTCTACACGGCGGGTGGAGCATGA